One Armatimonadia bacterium DNA segment encodes these proteins:
- a CDS encoding DUF3084 domain-containing protein: MFSNLVIAFVLLPVMGALIAWAGDVIGYRLGKSRRSLFGLRPRTTARAVGAAVGALLPLAGLLFAMAVSQDARDAVLRIDDLRQQASSLSQRLPQLQAEVRRTQQEARSERDRARTANLSRLKAEEQLAASQKTLASVQTVLHNTQGSLQLARTSLGKARTQLVVARSGLATARRDLGTAKIEVTRANTELARSKSDLAGARTDLARAQSDTLEAKTQLEAAKTDLADKQKLLQSAVAELQTADKVHREVEQAQAHLTELSDQLAETEESLARYKIALSAMVGQDVAYEPGEELIRAIVEADRSEQQLETILYELLNFASAAAVRQGIAVGPNLRAVRVLSPIPPGLPPSRATEADIVREVAENIRSGAAPTYVVIVRAWGRAFKRQAEQMTAEFWVAPNRTVFQAGETVLSSEVDGSLPRAYVFRELWQTVTAMRRVAADRGMLPSPKSGRYGEVPAEELLSALDKLLAINGPARVNVVVLKDTPVASPGDQPMLVRLDVSQLSRP; the protein is encoded by the coding sequence ATGTTTTCAAACCTCGTAATCGCCTTTGTGCTGCTTCCCGTCATGGGGGCGCTGATCGCCTGGGCTGGCGACGTAATCGGCTATCGCCTGGGCAAGAGTCGGCGCTCCTTGTTCGGGTTGCGTCCGCGCACGACGGCACGCGCGGTTGGTGCTGCGGTAGGCGCTCTGCTCCCTCTGGCCGGTCTACTGTTCGCAATGGCGGTCAGCCAGGACGCCCGCGACGCCGTCCTGCGCATCGACGATCTCCGCCAGCAGGCCTCCTCTCTCTCCCAGCGTCTTCCCCAGTTGCAGGCCGAGGTCCGCCGTACCCAGCAGGAGGCGCGCTCGGAACGTGACCGCGCCCGTACTGCCAACCTCAGCCGTCTCAAGGCCGAGGAGCAGCTCGCCGCCAGTCAGAAGACCCTCGCCTCAGTCCAGACTGTACTGCACAACACCCAGGGCAGCCTTCAGCTTGCCCGCACCTCTCTGGGCAAAGCTCGCACCCAGCTTGTGGTGGCCCGAAGCGGACTGGCGACAGCCCGGCGCGACCTTGGCACCGCCAAGATCGAGGTCACTCGCGCCAACACCGAACTGGCCAGGTCCAAGAGCGACCTGGCCGGCGCCCGTACCGATCTTGCCCGTGCCCAGTCCGACACCCTTGAGGCGAAGACCCAACTCGAGGCCGCCAAGACCGACCTTGCCGACAAGCAGAAACTGCTGCAGAGCGCCGTTGCTGAACTGCAGACGGCCGACAAGGTGCACCGCGAGGTCGAGCAGGCCCAGGCTCATCTGACGGAGCTCTCCGATCAGCTTGCCGAGACCGAGGAGAGCCTCGCCCGCTACAAGATCGCCTTGAGCGCGATGGTGGGCCAGGACGTGGCCTACGAGCCCGGCGAGGAGCTCATTCGGGCCATCGTCGAGGCCGACCGCAGCGAGCAGCAACTCGAGACCATCCTCTATGAGCTTCTGAACTTCGCGAGTGCCGCCGCTGTTCGTCAGGGGATCGCTGTCGGGCCGAACCTGCGAGCGGTCCGCGTCCTCTCGCCCATCCCGCCGGGTCTTCCTCCCAGCCGTGCCACCGAGGCGGATATCGTTCGCGAGGTGGCGGAGAACATCCGCAGCGGCGCAGCGCCCACCTACGTGGTGATCGTCCGAGCCTGGGGACGCGCCTTCAAGCGCCAGGCTGAGCAGATGACGGCCGAGTTCTGGGTGGCGCCGAATCGCACCGTCTTCCAGGCCGGCGAGACGGTCCTTTCCTCGGAAGTCGATGGGAGTCTGCCCCGCGCCTACGTGTTCCGCGAGCTGTGGCAGACGGTCACAGCCATGCGCCGGGTCGCCGCCGACCGAGGAATGCTCCCGAGCCCCAAGTCCGGACGCTATGGCGAGGTGCCCGCGGAGGAATTGCTCTCGGCGCTCGACAAGCTACTGGCCATCAATGGTCCAGCTCGCGTTAACGTCGTGGTGCTCAAGGACACGCCGGTCGCGTCACCGGGAGACCAGCCGATGCTGGTTCGCCTGGACGTGTCGCAACTGAGCCGCCCATGA
- a CDS encoding S9 family peptidase: MAKKTKPRFATIREALDLPVLSELRLSPEGELLAFVRAVRRPGEKTRGTSIWSVTPYGAKTRPLTQGVEDGQPQWSPDGQTLAFTRKVDRDRPPQVFLLPREGGEPSRLGELETAPESLRYTPDGKRLSFLAPQPDDAKTKRRKEKGEDARRFVLDDRPKRLWMMSADAGKPKAVSPESVAVWEYAWLPDGRKAAVLFTDEPRVDSLMMRPKLGVLDLGSSEVTTLSDQFRWIGQLRVSPDGRQVTVLGGTRDNAFATEAWAVDLSQGLVVRLTPEIVGAAVTAEWLPDSSGLVLMVAEGTTTVLCTVRLDSPGKLQRVATGLPVALDGLQVSRDGQTVFALAQSLDQGQEVWRSSLEPTTATRLTQESASVSKFRLGRTQLVRWPSEGGLEIEGLVTLPPGYRHGQRYPTVLMIHGGPHGRFRQDLGLIPRQLLAAEGYVVLAPNPRGSQGYGAAFGGANVQDWGDGDFKDLMAGVDLLIGSGIADPERLAVYGASYGGYLTSWSITQTNRFKAAICGCGLTDLFSFHGQTDITPSFLELYLGAAPYDEPEAYRSRSAMTFVTKATTPTLIWHGEQDVRVPIAQSYELYWGLRHAGVETELVIYPREGHGLGEVPHQQDLFERTVQWLKAHV; the protein is encoded by the coding sequence ATGGCCAAGAAGACGAAGCCGCGTTTCGCAACCATCCGTGAAGCTCTCGATCTGCCGGTACTCTCCGAGTTGAGGCTCTCCCCCGAGGGAGAGCTACTGGCCTTCGTCAGAGCCGTGCGACGTCCGGGCGAGAAGACCCGCGGCACCAGCATTTGGTCGGTCACGCCCTACGGTGCCAAGACCCGGCCGCTCACTCAGGGCGTCGAGGATGGACAGCCGCAGTGGTCGCCCGATGGCCAGACCCTCGCCTTCACCCGCAAGGTCGACCGTGACCGTCCGCCGCAGGTGTTCCTGCTTCCCCGCGAAGGTGGCGAGCCCTCCAGATTGGGCGAGCTCGAGACCGCGCCGGAGTCGCTGCGCTACACACCCGACGGGAAGCGGCTCAGCTTCCTCGCTCCGCAGCCCGACGATGCCAAGACGAAGCGCCGCAAGGAGAAGGGTGAGGACGCGCGGCGCTTTGTGCTGGATGACAGGCCCAAGCGGTTGTGGATGATGTCAGCTGACGCGGGCAAGCCCAAAGCCGTGTCACCTGAGAGCGTGGCCGTCTGGGAGTATGCCTGGCTGCCGGACGGTCGCAAGGCGGCTGTGCTGTTCACCGACGAGCCGCGCGTGGACTCGCTGATGATGCGTCCGAAGCTGGGCGTCCTGGACCTGGGCTCCAGCGAGGTCACGACGCTCTCCGACCAGTTCCGCTGGATCGGGCAGCTACGAGTGTCGCCCGATGGGAGACAGGTCACAGTCCTCGGCGGCACCCGCGACAATGCCTTTGCCACGGAAGCCTGGGCCGTCGATCTGTCTCAAGGTCTGGTGGTGCGACTGACGCCGGAGATCGTCGGCGCAGCGGTGACCGCCGAGTGGCTTCCCGACAGCTCCGGCCTGGTGCTGATGGTCGCCGAGGGGACCACCACCGTGCTTTGCACTGTACGCCTCGACTCGCCCGGCAAGCTCCAGCGTGTGGCAACTGGTCTGCCGGTCGCCCTCGATGGCCTGCAGGTCAGCCGAGACGGCCAGACGGTCTTTGCCCTTGCGCAAAGTCTGGATCAGGGGCAGGAGGTGTGGCGCTCCAGTCTCGAGCCCACTACGGCGACGCGGTTGACCCAGGAGTCGGCGAGCGTCTCCAAGTTCCGGCTGGGGCGGACGCAGTTGGTGCGCTGGCCCTCTGAGGGCGGACTGGAGATCGAGGGACTCGTCACCTTGCCGCCGGGGTACCGACACGGCCAGCGCTACCCGACGGTTCTCATGATTCACGGTGGGCCCCATGGGCGGTTCCGGCAAGACCTTGGGCTGATTCCACGGCAACTCCTGGCGGCGGAGGGCTATGTCGTCCTGGCACCTAACCCGCGTGGCTCACAGGGCTACGGCGCGGCCTTCGGAGGAGCCAATGTCCAGGACTGGGGAGACGGCGACTTCAAGGATCTCATGGCCGGCGTGGACCTACTCATCGGCAGTGGTATCGCCGACCCGGAACGACTGGCTGTCTACGGAGCCAGCTATGGCGGCTACCTGACCTCCTGGTCCATCACACAGACCAACCGCTTCAAAGCGGCCATCTGCGGCTGTGGCCTCACCGACCTGTTCTCCTTCCATGGCCAGACCGACATCACCCCTTCCTTTCTCGAGTTGTACCTGGGCGCTGCACCCTATGACGAACCGGAAGCGTACCGGAGTAGGTCCGCGATGACCTTCGTCACGAAGGCGACGACGCCCACCTTGATCTGGCACGGTGAGCAAGACGTGCGGGTGCCGATCGCGCAGAGCTACGAGCTCTACTGGGGACTGCGCCATGCCGGCGTGGAGACAGAACTGGTGATCTACCCGCGTGAGGGGCATGGCCTCGGCGAGGTACCCCATCAGCAGGACCTCTTTGAGCGCACAGTCCAGTGGCTGAAGGCTCATGTCTGA